From a single bacterium genomic region:
- a CDS encoding UTP--glucose-1-phosphate uridylyltransferase has protein sequence MNNNLDWLKKNYPEMDVEKFGEIRQKYLRNELEVIYDGEICSLKGTKYMSSYDELSVIEQQNGLIPGYFSQRGFDLAENGKLGMIILNGGVATSYEKELGYRPTKGIFQAIMLTPISFIAIKLYSIYQTGLPIPTYFMNSPSTDKDTKDYLKKFNDFNLKVKPKHFCQDLGWPRINPKTAELITRKSGRLSIVTKGHGDVYQAFEKSGLYDEFINNGGEILLICNVDNSEAKIDLAIAGYFSWLNETQQVQIMFESARQSAEDKKGGKCVLMKQPDGQTGPGILELTRISPHSHNDLLNIEEFNTNMGWLHTSIDRKMFDLPFRVIKKPRLTNVDDPEIGESQEVVQFEHEAHKLVELVELGHSHILFVPRDLRFWPNKYFHDQIKKQKLLVEKYKNLYDWLFKLNPSANECILPVKTELLNQLGFEKGIVTSQITIRGNYSGSR, from the coding sequence ATGAATAACAATTTAGACTGGTTAAAGAAAAATTATCCAGAAATGGATGTAGAAAAATTTGGTGAAATTCGCCAGAAATACCTGCGAAATGAGTTAGAAGTAATTTATGACGGTGAGATTTGTTCATTAAAAGGAACAAAATATATGAGTTCTTATGACGAGTTATCTGTAATTGAGCAACAAAATGGGCTTATACCAGGTTACTTTTCTCAAAGAGGATTTGACCTGGCAGAAAATGGTAAGTTAGGGATGATAATCTTAAACGGTGGTGTTGCTACTTCGTATGAGAAAGAATTAGGCTATCGACCAACTAAAGGTATATTTCAAGCAATTATGCTTACACCAATTAGTTTTATTGCCATCAAACTTTATTCTATCTATCAAACTGGACTACCCATACCAACATATTTTATGAATAGTCCGTCAACAGATAAAGATACAAAAGACTACCTTAAAAAATTTAATGATTTCAATCTGAAAGTCAAACCAAAACATTTTTGCCAGGATTTGGGTTGGCCAAGAATTAATCCCAAAACCGCAGAATTAATCACTCGCAAAAGCGGCAGATTAAGCATCGTTACTAAAGGACACGGCGATGTCTATCAAGCGTTTGAAAAAAGTGGACTTTATGATGAATTTATTAATAACGGTGGAGAGATACTTTTAATCTGTAATGTGGATAACTCTGAGGCAAAAATAGACCTGGCTATCGCGGGATATTTTTCCTGGCTCAATGAAACACAACAGGTGCAAATAATGTTTGAATCTGCCCGGCAATCTGCAGAGGACAAAAAAGGCGGAAAATGTGTTCTGATGAAACAACCAGATGGTCAAACAGGACCGGGTATTTTAGAACTTACCCGAATTTCACCACACAGCCATAATGATTTGTTGAATATAGAAGAATTTAATACCAATATGGGCTGGCTACATACCTCAATTGATAGGAAGATGTTTGATTTGCCATTCCGCGTGATAAAAAAACCTCGACTGACTAATGTTGATGACCCGGAGATAGGAGAAAGTCAAGAGGTAGTTCAATTTGAACATGAGGCACATAAACTTGTGGAACTGGTTGAATTAGGACATTCACATATCCTTTTTGTCCCACGAGATTTACGTTTCTGGCCAAATAAATACTTTCATGACCAGATTAAAAAACAAAAACTATTAGTGGAAAAATACAAAAATTTGTATGATTGGTTGTTTAAATTAAATCCCTCAGCGAATGAATGCATATTACCCGTTAAAACTGAATTGCTAAATCAATTAGGATTTGAAAAAGGGATTGTTACTTCACAGATAACGATTAGAGGTAACTATTCAGGTAGCAGGTAA